A single Elaeis guineensis isolate ETL-2024a chromosome 15, EG11, whole genome shotgun sequence DNA region contains:
- the LOC105058639 gene encoding disease resistance protein RGA2, whose amino-acid sequence MGGLGKTTLAQVVFNHQEVTGHFERRIWAHVSHRLDEIRLLGDMIESVAGFRPYLKTLDSLQSRLAQELNNKRSLIVLDDVWDEQQRLWQVLFQPLNCGLRGSKVIMTTRNRSALSENVPTTQIILEPMSDKECWSIFRKIAFAGASPSDCNPLEKIGKEIANKAQGMPLAAKALGDTARSFGLSNRRRWSNLSETEISQLREENGVNVISVLRLSYEQLDAPLKQCFAYCAVFPKGYVFDKTRLIKIWMALGFIKVQGTERMEDIGSDYFEALLSRSFFQSSQRGGFMMHDSMHDLAQSVSRDEYFSLKDRSSLPFPRNVRHLSLSTVSPELLRYLHRLPKLRSLIFLNPDESLSVHDLQKLFKMLRNLRVLDLSRIAKPSDSAHGFWSCIFPSHLCGICSNNFPDSICSLSHLRYLHIFAHNIVRLPESLSKLHNLQNLRLEDSWKLHTLPNGVTNLINLRHLEVDGGDKVYEIAGIGKLTSLQKLKKFRISGETGREIGQLKDLNELQGKLSISGLENVASGNEAGEVKLHEKHYIDGLNLEWCSRRLDMIESKLDEEILEGLRPPTDLKELTIKNYGGVRSPQWMLDQSLVSLRFVRLDGCRNWEVLPPLGQLQSLEVLEMETMDGGHKSGNFQFYGDEVYSGTLFPRLKRLRIWSSQVMSQFPPLPFTLAQVSIDTLTITIKLDLSDRSNTTVSPSSNSLKVSYCTQETINQVREKLIPYHLCALNELTISNCPRMFSLPTDTFRHLVNLRKLTVISCQNLKQLPVLPPTLVELKLSEVGLSILPDISEYPTNGLTSSTDISSSAAAATSLSILEISGCPYLKSLDKGLLTKNLKALKKLIIHGCDDLESLSREGFQGLISLLYLDISDCPKLRQLPPLPLVLKYLGLSNVGLLALPKFWAFGEARSSSSLSPSSSSGPSLAKLDISDCHELTSLCQGLLGQDLRSLEEMLICRCSRLVSLPGFRGFSSLKLLTVAHCSNLVSLPWDTLPVSLKVLEIGDCPLLMDQYQQEGCANWPNISSPQIREFNGRWRREKRSLRTVVEIVIQKHKEARKSQSWKNRILGKILRDTFGSACASHQNRG is encoded by the exons ATGGGTGGGCTGGGGAAGACGACTCTAGCCCAGGTCGTCTTTAATCATCAAGAGGTAACCGGGCATTTCGAGAGGAGGATCTGGGCGCATGTGTCTCATAGATTGGATGAGATCAGGCTTCTCGGAGACATGATAGAGTCCGTGGCTGGCTTTAGACCATACCTGAAAACCTTGGATTCACTGCAGAGCAGACTTGCACAGGAGCTCAACAACAAGAGATCCTTGATCGTGTTGGATGATGTATGGGATGAGCAGCAGCGCCTGTGGCAAGTCCTCTTCCAGCCACTGAATTGTGGACTGCGAGGAAGCAAAGTTATCATGACCACAAGAAACCGGAGTGCTTTATCGGAGAATGTCCCCACTACCCAGATCATATTGGAACCCATGTCTGACAAGGAGTGCTGGTCTATCTTCCGAAAGATTGCTTTTGCTGGGGCCTCGCCCAGCGATTGCAATCCCCTGGAGAAGATCGGCAAGGAGATAGCCAATAAGGCTCAGGGCATGCCACTGGCAGCAAAGGCTCTGGGAGACACTGCAAGGTCTTTTGGATTATCAAACCGACGCCGCTGGAGCAATTTGTCGGAGACTGAAATATCACAACTGCGGGAAGAGAATGGAGTAAACGTTATTTCTGTTTTAAGACTGAGCTATGAGCAACTGGATGCTCCCCTTAAGCAGTGCTTTGCCTACTGTGCTGTCTTTCCCAAAGGCTATGTCTTCGATAAAACTAGGCTGATTAAAATCTGGATGGCTCTTGGTTTTATCAAAGTCCAAGGAACAGAAAGAATGGAGGATATTGGGAGTGATTACTTCGAGGCTTTGCTGAGCAGATCATTTTTTCAAAGTTCACAGAGAGGTGGTTTCATGATGCACGACTCGATGCACGACTTAGCACAGAGTGTTTCAAGGGACGAGTACTTCAGTCTGAAAGATCGCAGCTCCTTACCTTTTCCTCGCAATGTTCGGCACCTCTCCTTGTCTACTGTTAGTCCAGAACTCCTTCGCTACCTACATCGGCTTCCTAAATTGCGGTCGCTCATCTTCTTAAACCCAGACGAGTCCCTTTCTGTTCatgatcttcaaaaattattcaaaatGTTGAGAAATCTTCGTGTTCTGGATCTTAGTCGGATCGCAAAGCCCTCAGATTCTGCTCATGGCTTCTGGTCCTGCATTTTCCCAAGTCATCTGTGTGGGATTTGTTCCAATAATTTTCCCGACTCTATCTGTTCCTTGAGCCATCTCAGATACCTGCATATCTTTGCTCATAACATTGTAAGATTGCCTGAATCGTTAAGCAAACTCCACAACCTGCAAAACTTGAGGCTAGAAGATTCCTGGAAACTCCACACATTGCCGAATGGGGTAACCAACCTGATTAATCTGAGGCACCTTGAGGTTGATGGGGGGGACAAGGTTTACGAGATTGCTGGTATCGGAAAATTAACATCACTTCAGAAACTGAAGAAGTTCAGGATCAGCGGGGAGACCGGACGGGAAATCGGACAACTGAAGGATTTGAATGAGCTTCAAGGAAAGCTTTCCATATCGGGGCTAGAGAATGTGGCTTCTGGAAATGAGGCAGGGGAGGTTAAGCTTCATGAGAAGCACTACATTGATGGGCTGAATTTGGAATGGTGTAGCAGGAGACTTGATATGATTGAGTCTAAACTCgatgaagaaattcttgaaggccTCAGACCACCTACTGACCTCAAGGAGTTGACCATCAAGAACTACGGAGGCGTCAGATCTCCTCAGTGGATGCTGGATCAGTCCCTTGTTAGCCTACGTTTTGTTCGCCTAGATGGATGCCGAAACTGGGAGGTCCTGCCACCTCTTGGACAGTTGCAATCGCTTGAGGTGCTGGAAATGGAAACAATGGATGGAGGACATAAATCTGGCAATTTCCAATTCTACGGAGATGAAGTTTACAGTGGGACCCTATTCCCTAGACTCAAGAGACTCCGGATCTGGAGTAGCCAGGTGATGTCTCAATTTCCTCCCCTTCCGTTTACACTAGCACAAGTGAGCATAGATACTCTAACAATTACTATCAAGTTGGATTTATCCGATAGAAGCAATACGACGGTATCACCATCTTCTAATAGTTTAAAGGTGTCGTACTGTACCCAAGAAACCATAAATCAGGTGCGGGAAAAGCTGATTCCTTATCATCTCTGCGCTCTCAACGAGCTAACAATCAGCAATTGTCCACGGATGTTTTCTTTGCCAACAGATACTTTCCGACACCTCGTCAACCTCAGAAAGCTAACAGTAATTAGTTGCCAAAATCTGAAGCAATTGCCTGTCCTCCCTCCTACGCTGGTAGAGTTGAAGCTATCTGAAGTGGGATTATCGATTCTTCCAGATATATCGGAATACCCTACTAATGGGCTGACAAGCAGCACTGATATATCATcatcagcagcagcagcaacatctCTTTCTATCTTGGAGATATCCGGCTGTCCATACCTGAAATCCTTGGACAAGGGCCTCCTCACCAAAAATCTGAAGGcacttaagaaattgatcatcCATGGCTGCGACGATCTTGAATCTTTATCCAGGGAGGGGTTCCAAGGCCTTATATCTCTCCTATACTTGGATATATCAGACTGCCCCAAGCTGAGGCAGCTGCCACCACTACCTTTGGTGCTTAAATACCTCGGTTTAAGTAACGTAGGCTTGCTAGCCCTCCCGAAATTCTGGGCTTTCGGTGAGGCCAGAAGCTCATCTTCATTATCACCATCATCATCGTCAGGGCCATCCCTTGCTAAGTTGGACATATCCGACTGTCATGAACTAACATCATTGTGCCAAGGATTACTGGGACAAGATCTCAGGTCTCTTGAGGAGATGTTGATTTGCCGCTGTAGTAGACTTGTGTCTTTGCCGGGCTTTCGAGGCTTCAGCTCTCTTAAATTACTGACAGTGGCTCACTGCTCCAATCTTGTGTCGCTGCCATGGGACACGCTTCCAGTCTCTTTGAAAGTGCTAGAAATTGGCGATTGCCCACTCTTGATGGATCAATACCAGCAGGAGGGATGTGCCAACTGGCCCAACATCTCTTCTCCCCAAATCAGAGAATTCAATGGCAGATGGCGGAGAGAAAAACGATCATTAAGAACAG TTGTAGAGATTGTTATCCAAAAACATAAAGAAGCAAGGAAGTCACAATCATGGAAGAATCGTATCCTGGGAAAAATACTTCGAGATACCTTTGGATCAGCTTGTGCAAGCCACCAGAACAGGGGGTGA